One stretch of Chitinophaga pendula DNA includes these proteins:
- a CDS encoding helix-turn-helix domain-containing protein, producing MRLVHTEITPFIKDAVSIELREQSFLSSPFFAQPIFHAHPELELVYILEGHGKRIIGNVIEPFEPGDMVFIGSNAPHVWLSDPVYYDTTATLRSKAIVAYFNQDIFQPFFQSVKALNDIYQMIQKVSGGICILGDDRKEIAGRLQALSGKQGYEKIEGLLRILYLISISPNKRNIITNEQDVFFSVHSDKLIDVLRYIEDNLHRRLTLACVAEIACMAEHSFCRFFKRRTKKRFSSYIEELRISRAKKMLIEDDKPVAAIADDCGYNSSSHFGKVFKKHTGLTPCQFKNDIMSGK from the coding sequence ATGAGACTTGTGCACACTGAAATTACTCCTTTCATTAAAGATGCAGTTTCAATTGAACTGCGTGAGCAATCGTTCCTTAGTTCTCCCTTTTTTGCTCAACCGATATTTCACGCTCACCCTGAACTCGAGTTAGTCTATATCCTCGAAGGTCATGGTAAACGGATCATTGGAAATGTGATAGAACCATTTGAGCCCGGTGACATGGTGTTTATTGGTTCGAATGCGCCTCATGTATGGTTAAGTGATCCGGTGTACTACGATACTACTGCTACGCTTCGTTCGAAGGCGATTGTAGCTTATTTTAATCAAGACATCTTTCAACCCTTCTTCCAATCGGTAAAAGCACTGAACGATATTTACCAGATGATACAGAAGGTGTCGGGGGGCATTTGTATTTTAGGGGACGATCGGAAGGAAATCGCAGGACGGTTGCAAGCACTTTCCGGTAAGCAGGGATACGAAAAAATAGAAGGCTTGCTTCGGATACTGTATCTTATTTCGATTTCGCCTAATAAGCGGAACATTATAACAAATGAGCAGGATGTGTTTTTTTCCGTTCACTCCGATAAACTCATTGACGTATTGAGATATATCGAAGATAATCTGCATCGGCGCCTTACGCTTGCCTGCGTAGCAGAAATAGCCTGTATGGCGGAGCATTCATTTTGCCGTTTTTTTAAAAGGAGGACAAAGAAGCGGTTTTCCAGCTATATTGAAGAACTACGGATCTCCCGGGCAAAAAAAATGCTGATTGAGGATGATAAACCGGTTGCCGCTATTGCGGACGACTGTGGTTACAACTCCAGTTCTCATTTCGGCAAAGTTTTCAAAAAACATACGGGACTTACCCCCTGCCAGTTTAAAAATGATATTATGTCCGGAAAATAA
- a CDS encoding sugar phosphate isomerase/epimerase family protein: MKRIFLLLTALVVSTLLLLYSGAMVGCTLLPEIKGDRYDWKMGVALYSFNRHPVEKSVEMVRACEVKYVEGFSFYQLGPGFNNNTMAHLDAAGISRLKTLMEQQGIIMTSMYADGKDEKEWQRMFEIAAALHLKFITCEPRREHWDMLDRLAGRYKIKIAIHEHAKGASPYWHPDSVLAAIKEHKNFGACADLGHWVRSGLDPAECLNKLKGHILGIHLKDVDEKGSTRAHDVVPGRGVIDFAAVIKELKRQKFAGYVYVECEHNWENNVPDVKAAIEHFNNVSNNDK; this comes from the coding sequence ATGAAACGCATCTTTTTATTACTGACTGCCCTGGTTGTTTCAACGCTTTTGCTTTTGTATAGCGGAGCGATGGTCGGCTGTACTCTACTACCTGAAATAAAGGGCGACCGGTATGACTGGAAAATGGGTGTTGCCTTGTATTCCTTTAATCGTCACCCGGTGGAAAAATCAGTGGAGATGGTCCGGGCGTGCGAAGTGAAGTACGTAGAAGGTTTTTCTTTTTACCAGCTTGGTCCGGGGTTTAATAACAATACCATGGCTCATCTTGATGCAGCTGGGATCAGCCGTTTGAAAACGCTGATGGAGCAGCAGGGAATAATCATGACGTCTATGTATGCTGACGGAAAGGACGAAAAAGAGTGGCAGCGGATGTTCGAAATTGCTGCTGCACTACACCTTAAATTTATTACTTGTGAACCCCGAAGGGAGCACTGGGATATGTTAGACAGGCTAGCAGGAAGATATAAAATAAAAATAGCGATACATGAGCATGCCAAAGGAGCCAGCCCCTACTGGCATCCGGATTCTGTATTGGCAGCCATAAAAGAGCATAAAAACTTCGGCGCCTGTGCAGACCTTGGCCATTGGGTTCGCAGTGGTCTTGATCCCGCTGAATGTTTGAACAAACTGAAAGGACATATATTAGGTATTCATCTAAAAGATGTTGACGAAAAAGGGAGTACAAGGGCGCACGATGTCGTCCCTGGTAGGGGAGTAATAGATTTTGCAGCGGTGATCAAGGAATTGAAAAGACAAAAGTTTGCCGGTTATGTGTATGTGGAATGTGAGCATAACTGGGAAAACAACGTACCTGATGTAAAGGCCGCCATTGAACACTTTAATAACGTAAGCAACAATGATAAATGA
- a CDS encoding outer membrane protein assembly factor BamB family protein, whose amino-acid sequence MKGGTNENMRYSSLRHIDTVNVRQLQVAWTYYSEKKDSTKYGPMQCNPIVVNNVLYGVSPRMKLFAVDAATGREIWAFDPADSITNRKWYRKSVNMNRGVAYWEDDEQKDDKRIIFTVGPIAFALNAVTGKLIPSFGEAGGVDLRKGLDRDENEVSISPTSPAAIYKNLFILSGMGGDFTPGHIRAFDVRTGKQRWIFHTIPYPGEPGYETWENKDAYKYQGSTNAWSGFSLDEKRGIVFAPTGNPTMDFYGGQRRGAGLYGNCLIALDAATGKRIWHFQTVHHDVWDYDLPTPPALVTVERDGKKIDAVAQTTKTGYIFVFDRETGKPLFPIEERPVPTNTSLTGEKLWPTQPFPVKPVPFARQGFTAEELNDLVPDSSYQDIKKRLSGYHYGQRFTPPSKEGTIVFPGYDGGGEWGGPTVDPETNILYVNANEMAWVLTMVDATPDVKKDKTKLQAGVLLYNRYCMGCHGPERQGGGDYPSIIGVEKKYTHDKFTELLSTGRRMMPGFNNLCKEEKDALAAFILNLPGEQAQKYVGPMKEDAPYSGSPYSFTGYNKFLTKEKYPAIQPPWGTLSAINLNTGEYEWKIPFGEFEELKAQGIPTTGRENYGGSVVTAGGLLFIAASEDGYFRAYNKRSGQLLWQTKLPAPGLATPAVYAVNGKQYIVIACGGSKWGGKSSDAYVAYALP is encoded by the coding sequence GTGAAAGGAGGAACCAATGAAAACATGCGTTATTCGTCACTTCGACATATCGATACTGTAAACGTTCGTCAGCTTCAAGTGGCCTGGACATATTATTCCGAAAAGAAGGACAGTACGAAATATGGTCCTATGCAGTGTAACCCAATTGTGGTCAACAATGTACTTTATGGTGTTAGTCCGAGGATGAAACTGTTTGCGGTGGACGCTGCTACAGGTAGGGAGATCTGGGCCTTCGATCCTGCAGATTCCATTACAAACAGAAAATGGTACCGGAAAAGCGTAAATATGAACAGAGGGGTGGCCTATTGGGAAGACGATGAGCAGAAGGATGACAAGCGAATTATATTTACTGTAGGCCCCATCGCTTTCGCGTTGAATGCAGTTACCGGTAAACTAATTCCGTCTTTCGGTGAGGCCGGTGGCGTAGATCTTCGAAAGGGACTGGACCGTGATGAGAATGAGGTATCAATTTCGCCGACATCTCCTGCTGCCATTTATAAAAATCTGTTCATCCTGAGTGGAATGGGAGGTGATTTTACACCCGGGCATATCCGGGCATTTGATGTGCGGACGGGAAAACAACGATGGATCTTCCATACTATCCCTTATCCGGGGGAACCCGGTTATGAAACATGGGAAAACAAAGATGCCTACAAATATCAAGGCTCCACTAATGCCTGGTCGGGATTTAGCCTCGATGAGAAAAGAGGGATTGTATTTGCGCCCACCGGTAATCCCACGATGGACTTCTACGGCGGTCAACGGCGAGGAGCGGGATTATATGGCAATTGCCTCATCGCATTGGATGCGGCAACGGGCAAACGTATCTGGCATTTTCAGACCGTTCATCATGACGTATGGGACTACGATCTACCTACGCCACCAGCGCTGGTGACGGTGGAACGCGATGGTAAAAAGATAGACGCCGTAGCACAAACCACTAAAACAGGTTATATTTTCGTGTTCGATCGGGAAACGGGTAAACCACTGTTTCCCATCGAAGAACGTCCCGTACCCACTAATACATCGTTGACTGGCGAAAAGCTGTGGCCCACACAACCATTTCCGGTAAAGCCAGTACCATTTGCGAGACAAGGATTTACTGCCGAAGAGTTAAATGATCTGGTACCAGATTCCTCTTATCAGGATATCAAAAAACGATTGTCAGGATATCATTACGGACAGCGGTTTACGCCACCGTCCAAAGAGGGAACGATCGTTTTCCCGGGTTATGATGGTGGCGGTGAATGGGGAGGCCCCACTGTAGACCCGGAGACGAATATCCTGTACGTGAATGCGAACGAAATGGCATGGGTACTGACAATGGTAGATGCCACACCTGATGTAAAAAAAGATAAGACCAAATTGCAGGCGGGTGTGCTGCTTTACAACCGCTATTGTATGGGATGCCATGGGCCAGAGCGCCAGGGCGGAGGTGATTATCCCTCCATCATTGGCGTAGAGAAGAAGTATACACATGACAAATTTACGGAGTTGCTGTCTACAGGCCGGCGCATGATGCCAGGATTTAATAACCTCTGCAAAGAGGAAAAAGATGCTTTGGCAGCCTTTATTTTGAATTTGCCCGGGGAGCAGGCCCAAAAATATGTGGGACCGATGAAAGAAGATGCACCTTATTCTGGGTCGCCGTATTCATTTACAGGATACAACAAGTTTCTGACAAAAGAAAAATACCCAGCTATTCAGCCACCATGGGGGACGCTCAGCGCTATTAACCTGAATACTGGTGAATACGAATGGAAAATACCTTTTGGTGAATTTGAGGAGTTGAAGGCGCAAGGTATTCCTACTACCGGCAGGGAGAATTATGGTGGATCTGTTGTTACGGCAGGCGGGTTGCTTTTCATCGCGGCATCTGAAGATGGCTATTTCCGGGCCTATAATAAACGTAGTGGGCAGCTCCTTTGGCAAACGAAGCTGCCTGCTCCCGGATTGGCGACACCTGCAGTATATGCCGTAAATGGCAAACAATATATAGTGATTGCCTGTGGCGGCTCAAAATGGGGAGGAAAATCGAGTGATGCCTATGTGGCTTATGCCTTACCCTAA
- a CDS encoding AraC family transcriptional regulator translates to MDVRKIQCLRVFYTIFTNNKANHLFYHVICIIISDMKTVFQRLQIPADASFVVKTYYQPSFLAPIHFHAAYEIIYIGHGYGKLYSGSGVTNFTAGDVYLFGPGFEHCFYNDPVFLQSGEMAHAIVIQFTRDFAGESFFETPELRQVRSLLDNSSYGCRLLAADSTKKLFFQFEHKPLPDFILLLRLLHELSGLKSTSIFRLASDLTSFNNLKDYERMEPVLKYILENFTDEVKSSVAATLAHLNVAAFCRYFKRRTGKTFSQFVNDVRITHACKMLQDGKESIAHICFECGYGNVSYFNRQFKLAKGMTPLAYRNAFKSTA, encoded by the coding sequence ATGGATGTCAGAAAAATACAATGTTTGCGAGTTTTTTATACAATATTTACAAATAATAAGGCAAATCACTTATTTTATCATGTTATTTGTATAATAATATCTGATATGAAAACAGTGTTTCAGCGACTTCAGATCCCTGCAGATGCCAGTTTTGTAGTAAAAACTTACTACCAGCCGTCTTTCTTAGCGCCGATTCATTTTCACGCTGCATACGAGATTATCTACATTGGCCATGGCTATGGTAAACTTTACAGTGGCAGCGGCGTGACCAATTTCACAGCCGGCGATGTTTATCTTTTTGGACCCGGTTTCGAACATTGCTTCTACAATGACCCGGTGTTCCTGCAATCGGGGGAAATGGCGCATGCGATTGTTATTCAGTTTACAAGGGATTTTGCAGGCGAATCTTTTTTTGAAACACCTGAGCTGCGGCAGGTAAGATCATTGCTGGACAATTCCTCTTATGGCTGCCGGTTGCTAGCAGCAGATAGCACTAAAAAACTGTTTTTTCAGTTTGAACATAAACCATTGCCAGATTTTATACTGCTTCTTCGCTTATTGCATGAACTATCCGGGTTGAAAAGTACAAGCATTTTTCGCCTGGCCAGCGATCTCACTTCCTTTAACAATCTTAAGGATTATGAACGAATGGAGCCTGTCCTTAAATATATTCTGGAAAACTTTACCGATGAGGTTAAAAGCTCAGTGGCAGCAACACTTGCACATTTAAACGTGGCGGCATTTTGCCGGTACTTCAAACGACGAACCGGTAAAACTTTCTCGCAATTTGTGAATGACGTACGGATAACGCACGCCTGCAAAATGCTGCAGGATGGCAAAGAAAGTATTGCGCATATTTGCTTTGAATGTGGTTATGGAAATGTATCCTACTTTAACAGGCAATTCAAGCTGGCTAAAGGCATGACGCCATTGGCTTACAGAAACGCTTTCAAAAGTACTGCCTGA
- a CDS encoding IlvD/Edd family dehydratase: MKSTLRSQAWFGRQGKDGFIYRAWMKSQGIPDDAFRGKPVIGICNTWSELTPCNAHFRDLAASVKKGILEAGGLPLEFPVMSLGETLIRPTAMLYRNLLSMEVEESIRANPLDGVVLMCGCDKTTPALVMGACSVNIPAIVLSGGSMLTGKYQGRNIGTSDLWRFSENFRSGAMTEGELAIAEAGMCRSIGHCAVMGTASSMACMVESLGLSLPGNAAIPAADTARKVLAQMTGRRVVQMVNEDVKPSDILVKAALENAIRVNAAIGGSTNFVLHLLAIAGRIGVPLTIDEFDHLSAQVPLIANLQPSGSYFMEDLYYAGGLPALMNEMLDYLDGSCMTVNGKSIRDNVKNAVNHNSEVIANVESPFSKQSGLVVLKGNLCEEGAILKPSAASPHLTQHTGRAVAFENIEDYKLRIDDPRLDVDETCILVLKNVGPKGYPGMPEVGNIGLPKKLLEKGITDMIRISDGRMSGTGFGTVVLHVSPEAAAGGVISLVKDGDMIRLDVTGRRLDLLVDEKELSKRRTALIPPINPFERGYRQLFVEHVEQAHLGVDFDFLKGSSGSAIPADSH; this comes from the coding sequence ATGAAAAGTACGTTAAGAAGCCAGGCATGGTTTGGGCGGCAAGGTAAAGACGGATTTATCTACAGGGCCTGGATGAAAAGCCAGGGTATCCCTGACGATGCGTTCAGAGGCAAGCCAGTGATCGGTATCTGTAACACATGGTCGGAGCTTACGCCTTGCAATGCACATTTTCGCGATCTGGCAGCATCGGTAAAGAAAGGTATTCTCGAAGCGGGAGGGCTTCCCCTCGAGTTCCCGGTGATGTCACTTGGAGAAACATTGATCAGACCAACCGCGATGCTTTACAGAAATCTTCTAAGTATGGAAGTGGAAGAGTCTATCAGAGCGAATCCTTTAGATGGAGTGGTATTAATGTGTGGATGCGACAAGACGACGCCGGCACTGGTGATGGGGGCCTGCAGTGTAAATATTCCTGCGATTGTTTTATCCGGAGGCAGTATGCTGACGGGGAAGTATCAAGGACGTAATATAGGCACTAGTGATCTGTGGCGTTTTTCAGAGAATTTTAGGTCTGGCGCTATGACGGAGGGAGAGCTCGCCATTGCTGAAGCCGGAATGTGCCGGAGCATAGGCCACTGCGCGGTGATGGGGACTGCCTCTTCTATGGCTTGTATGGTGGAATCGCTGGGCCTTTCACTTCCCGGTAATGCTGCCATACCCGCAGCAGACACAGCAAGGAAGGTATTAGCACAGATGACCGGCCGCCGCGTTGTCCAAATGGTAAATGAAGATGTGAAACCTTCAGATATCCTTGTAAAAGCGGCTTTGGAAAATGCTATCCGGGTAAATGCGGCTATTGGTGGTTCCACCAATTTTGTATTGCACTTATTGGCAATTGCAGGAAGGATAGGTGTACCGCTGACGATAGATGAATTCGACCACCTATCCGCGCAAGTCCCCCTCATCGCCAACCTGCAGCCCTCAGGAAGTTATTTTATGGAGGATCTTTATTATGCAGGCGGGCTGCCAGCCTTGATGAATGAAATGCTGGATTACCTAGATGGCTCGTGTATGACAGTAAATGGGAAGTCCATCCGGGATAATGTAAAAAATGCTGTCAATCATAATTCTGAGGTGATCGCCAATGTTGAAAGCCCATTTTCCAAACAGTCTGGTTTGGTGGTGTTAAAAGGCAATCTTTGCGAAGAAGGGGCAATATTAAAACCTTCAGCCGCCTCCCCACACCTGACACAACATACCGGGAGAGCAGTCGCATTTGAGAATATCGAAGACTATAAACTACGGATAGATGATCCGAGACTTGATGTGGATGAAACGTGTATACTGGTACTGAAAAATGTAGGGCCTAAAGGCTATCCCGGAATGCCGGAAGTCGGTAATATAGGCTTGCCCAAAAAACTACTAGAAAAAGGTATTACAGATATGATACGCATTTCTGATGGCCGGATGAGCGGTACCGGTTTCGGTACGGTCGTATTGCATGTATCTCCTGAAGCCGCTGCCGGAGGAGTTATTAGTTTAGTGAAAGATGGTGATATGATCCGCCTGGATGTGACCGGTCGAAGGTTAGACCTACTTGTGGACGAAAAGGAACTCTCGAAACGGCGAACAGCGTTGATCCCACCTATAAACCCTTTCGAAAGAGGATACAGGCAGTTGTTTGTTGAACATGTGGAGCAGGCACACCTCGGTGTTGACTTTGACTTTCTGAAAGGTTCATCCGGTAGTGCTATACCTGCTGATTCACACTAA
- a CDS encoding SDR family NAD(P)-dependent oxidoreductase encodes MSFKGKVVIVTGAARGIGLEICRQLVKQEAYVVLNDVDPELAHEAVMRLNATFGMFSVSIPGDCRDMTVIQSLVNGAVSKFGRLDVAIANAGITLFGPFLTFSREAFASILDVNIGGAFFLAQAAAGQMRQQGHGGSLLFMSSVTAHLAHRDLVAYGMTKGALECLARNLVVELSEYGININTVAPGATLTERTMLDDVYETTWRGITPNGQVGKVADVATAVLFLVSESARHITGQHIVVDGGWTSVGINP; translated from the coding sequence ATGTCATTTAAAGGAAAAGTAGTTATTGTAACCGGCGCGGCGCGGGGAATTGGATTAGAGATCTGCCGACAGCTAGTAAAACAGGAAGCCTATGTGGTGTTAAATGATGTTGATCCGGAGTTGGCACATGAGGCAGTGATGAGACTGAATGCCACGTTTGGGATGTTTTCTGTGAGTATTCCTGGGGATTGTCGGGATATGACCGTTATCCAATCGTTGGTTAATGGTGCGGTGAGCAAGTTCGGAAGACTTGATGTGGCCATTGCAAATGCTGGGATTACTTTATTTGGACCATTTCTTACTTTTTCACGCGAGGCGTTTGCCAGCATTTTGGATGTGAACATTGGGGGGGCATTTTTCCTCGCACAAGCCGCTGCTGGGCAAATGAGACAGCAGGGGCACGGAGGATCCCTGCTGTTTATGTCATCTGTGACGGCACATTTGGCACACCGAGACTTGGTGGCGTATGGTATGACTAAAGGAGCGCTGGAATGTCTGGCGCGTAATCTTGTAGTGGAGCTTTCTGAATACGGCATCAATATTAACACGGTTGCGCCTGGTGCAACTTTGACGGAGCGTACGATGTTGGATGATGTATACGAGACCACTTGGCGCGGCATTACACCCAACGGACAAGTGGGAAAGGTCGCTGATGTGGCAACCGCTGTACTATTTCTCGTTAGCGAGAGCGCCAGGCATATCACGGGGCAGCATATAGTGGTAGACGGGGGCTGGACCAGTGTTGGCATCAATCCTTAA